In one window of Campylobacter hepaticus DNA:
- the folE gene encoding GTP cyclohydrolase I FolE yields the protein MQEQFENCIKTMLEIIGENPTREGLIKTPNRVFKAYEFLTSGYKQNAKEILNDALFESSNKEMVLVRDIEFYSLCEHHLLPFFGHVHVAYIPDEKVVGLSKIPRIVEMYAKRLQLQEQLSEQIAQCLMENLNAKGVGVVIQARHMCVQMRGVQKINSTTFTSSLRGVFLEDEKIRKEFFELINLSKQVNLL from the coding sequence TTGCAAGAACAATTTGAAAATTGTATTAAAACTATGCTTGAAATTATAGGTGAAAATCCCACTCGTGAAGGACTGATAAAAACTCCAAATCGTGTTTTTAAAGCTTATGAATTTCTTACTAGTGGCTATAAACAAAATGCTAAAGAAATTTTAAATGATGCTTTGTTTGAAAGCTCAAATAAAGAAATGGTTTTAGTGCGTGATATAGAATTTTATAGTCTTTGCGAACATCATCTTTTACCTTTTTTTGGTCATGTTCATGTAGCTTATATTCCTGATGAAAAAGTGGTAGGATTGAGCAAAATTCCTCGTATTGTAGAAATGTATGCTAAAAGATTGCAGCTTCAAGAGCAACTTAGTGAGCAAATTGCACAATGCTTGATGGAAAATTTAAATGCAAAAGGTGTTGGTGTTGTTATACAAGCGCGTCATATGTGTGTGCAAATGCGTGGAGTGCAAAAGATCAATTCTACAACTTTTACTTCTTCTTTGCGTGGAGTTTTTTTAGAAGATGAAAAAATACGTAAAGAATTTTTTGAACTTATCAATCTTTCAAAACAGGTTAATTTGTTATGA
- the tig gene encoding trigger factor: MEVKAKQLDSVNATASVTIPSGMIKNEIQNLAKKASKSVKMNGFRPGKVPIAAVLKRYEKELTQDAEQNLFKSAINDILKELKKEAKELVGEPYFEKFDRKEGEIVAQLALSFKPEFKLDGYEKLIPKYEIPKISKKEIEEKKEELLKRFANAQAIETKRALKEGDFAKFDFEGFVDDKAFEGGKAENYVLEIGSKQFIPGFEEGMIGMKAGEAKDIKVTFPQEYGAAHLAGKDAVFKVKLHEIQELKIPKLDEEMLKKLLPNEEKASIELLDEKIKEQLKNEKLFKLINDELKAQFADALIQTFNFDLPRGIVEQEIDIQFKAALNTFNEQELEEIKTSKEKYQEKRDSFKEEAQKSVKLTFIIDELAKLRNIQVNDQELIQAVYFEAYRYGMNPKEHLENYKKQGALPAVKMALIEEKLFNDIFIPKIEKTNKKEKEDK, translated from the coding sequence ATGGAAGTAAAAGCAAAGCAACTAGACTCTGTTAATGCTACTGCTAGTGTGACAATTCCTTCAGGAATGATTAAAAATGAAATACAAAATTTAGCAAAAAAAGCTTCTAAAAGCGTAAAAATGAACGGTTTTAGACCAGGCAAAGTTCCTATTGCTGCTGTGCTTAAAAGATATGAAAAAGAATTAACTCAAGATGCAGAACAAAATCTTTTTAAATCTGCTATAAATGATATTTTAAAAGAATTAAAAAAAGAGGCAAAAGAACTCGTAGGAGAGCCTTATTTTGAAAAATTTGACCGCAAAGAAGGAGAAATTGTTGCTCAATTAGCACTTTCTTTTAAACCTGAATTTAAACTTGATGGCTATGAAAAACTGATTCCTAAATATGAAATTCCAAAAATAAGCAAAAAAGAAATTGAAGAAAAAAAAGAAGAATTATTAAAACGTTTTGCTAATGCTCAAGCTATTGAAACAAAAAGGGCTTTAAAAGAAGGTGATTTTGCAAAATTTGATTTTGAAGGTTTTGTAGATGATAAAGCTTTTGAAGGCGGTAAGGCTGAAAACTATGTTTTAGAGATTGGTTCTAAACAATTTATTCCAGGTTTTGAAGAAGGCATGATAGGAATGAAAGCAGGAGAAGCAAAAGATATCAAAGTAACTTTTCCTCAAGAATATGGTGCAGCACATCTAGCTGGAAAAGATGCGGTATTTAAAGTAAAACTGCATGAAATTCAAGAACTTAAAATTCCTAAACTCGATGAAGAAATGCTTAAAAAACTTCTGCCTAATGAAGAAAAAGCAAGTATTGAACTTTTAGATGAAAAAATCAAAGAACAACTTAAAAATGAAAAACTTTTTAAACTTATCAATGATGAATTAAAAGCTCAATTTGCAGATGCTTTAATACAAACATTTAATTTTGATCTGCCTCGCGGCATAGTAGAACAAGAAATTGATATACAATTTAAAGCAGCATTAAATACTTTTAATGAACAAGAACTTGAAGAAATTAAAACAAGTAAGGAAAAATATCAAGAAAAACGTGATTCTTTTAAAGAAGAAGCACAAAAAAGTGTAAAACTTACTTTTATTATCGATGAACTTGCAAAACTAAGAAATATTCAAGTTAACGATCAAGAACTTATTCAAGCGGTTTATTTTGAGGCTTATCGTTATGGTATGAACCCAAAAGAACACCTAGAAAACTATAAAAAACAAGGGGCCTTGCCTGCAGTAAAAATGGCTTTAATTGAAGAAAAACTTTTTAATGATATTTTCATACCAAAGATTGAAAAAACAAATAAAAAAGAGAAAGAAGATAAATAA
- the clpP gene encoding ATP-dependent Clp endopeptidase proteolytic subunit ClpP yields MFIPYVIEKSSRGERSYDIYSRLLKDRIVMLSGEIHDELAASIVAQLLFLEAEDPQKDIYLYINSPGGVITSGFSIYDTMNYIKPDVCTICIGQAASMGAFLLSCGTEGKRFALPNSRIMIHQPLGGARGQATDIEIQAKEILRLKTILNDILAKNTKQKIAKISKDTERDFFMSAQEAKEYGLIDKILEKNFK; encoded by the coding sequence ATGTTTATTCCTTATGTTATTGAAAAATCAAGCCGTGGAGAAAGAAGTTATGATATTTATTCACGTCTTTTAAAAGATAGAATAGTTATGTTAAGCGGAGAGATTCATGATGAACTTGCTGCTTCTATTGTAGCTCAACTTCTTTTTTTAGAGGCTGAAGATCCTCAAAAAGATATTTATCTTTATATCAATTCTCCAGGTGGTGTGATTACAAGTGGATTTAGCATTTATGATACTATGAATTATATCAAGCCTGATGTATGCACTATTTGTATAGGTCAAGCTGCTTCAATGGGGGCGTTTTTATTAAGTTGTGGCACAGAAGGAAAACGTTTTGCTTTACCTAACTCACGCATTATGATTCATCAACCTTTAGGCGGGGCAAGAGGTCAAGCAACAGATATTGAAATTCAAGCAAAAGAAATCTTAAGACTTAAAACCATACTTAATGATATTTTGGCAAAAAATACCAAACAAAAAATCGCTAAAATCTCAAAAGACACAGAAAGAGATTTTTTCATGTCAGCACAAGAAGCCAAAGAATATGGACTAATCGATAAGATTTTGGAGAAAAATTTTAAATAA
- the def gene encoding peptide deformylase: MIRKIITYPNPRLFLNSEPVKEFDSSLHVLLDDMYETMIADNGVGLAAIQVDIPLRVLLVNIFDENDEQKKEDLLEIINPQIIPLSDEMITCVEGCLSIPGFFEEVKRYSHILLKYQDRFGAFKELQAQGFLAVAIQHENDHLDGHLFIERISFAKRQKFDKEFKKKKKTNKEK; encoded by the coding sequence ATGATTAGAAAAATTATAACTTATCCCAATCCTAGGCTTTTTTTAAATTCAGAACCTGTAAAAGAGTTTGATTCTTCTTTACATGTTTTACTTGATGATATGTATGAAACTATGATAGCAGACAATGGAGTAGGTTTAGCAGCTATTCAAGTTGATATTCCTTTACGTGTTTTGCTTGTAAATATTTTTGATGAAAATGATGAGCAAAAAAAAGAAGATTTATTAGAAATTATAAATCCTCAAATCATTCCCTTAAGTGATGAAATGATAACTTGTGTAGAAGGGTGTTTGAGTATACCTGGTTTTTTTGAAGAAGTAAAACGTTATAGCCATATTTTATTAAAATATCAAGATCGTTTTGGTGCCTTTAAAGAACTTCAAGCACAAGGTTTTTTAGCTGTTGCTATTCAACATGAAAATGATCATTTAGATGGACATTTGTTTATAGAAAGAATTTCTTTTGCCAAACGCCAAAAATTTGATAAAGAATTCAAAAAAAAGAAAAAAACAAATAAGGAAAAATGA
- a CDS encoding YifB family Mg chelatase-like AAA ATPase, whose translation MKKLKCINFHENLEIIEVESTFTRGLPNLSIVGLANTTIKESIERIKATLLSCGFSFPAKKITINLSPSGIPKKGSHFDLAIALLIILQNESLDDFFVVGELGLDGSIKSTNELFSLLLFLSTKITKAKIVVPKTIAQKASMIPNLEVYGLENLNETIDFFKNKNYEKFKFSHNHPLFHHPLKIQDEIFLQNTEFKFDFKDIKGQEKAKKACMIAALGMHNILLEGSPGSGKSMCAKRLVYIMPPQSLNEILMQNAYMSLNAKDCEFTKIRAFRHPHHTSTRASIFGGGTKNARIGEVALANGGVLFFDEFPHFNKQIIESLREPLEDHQIHISRVNSKITYETKFIFIAAQNPCPCGNLFSKKLTCVCTENEIKKYKNHISAPIMDRIDLYVAMDEIDQKDKTSIDSKEMSDKILQAFIFGKKRGQKEFNAKLKDEDLNQFCTLEKDAKEILDLAISRYKLSLRSFNKILKVSRSIADLNQSLNINKSHVLEALGFRIKH comes from the coding sequence ATGAAAAAACTAAAATGTATCAATTTTCATGAAAATTTAGAGATTATAGAAGTAGAATCTACTTTTACAAGAGGGTTGCCAAATTTAAGTATAGTAGGTCTTGCAAATACAACTATTAAAGAAAGCATAGAACGTATTAAAGCAACCCTTTTAAGCTGCGGTTTTAGCTTTCCTGCTAAAAAAATCACCATCAATCTTAGCCCTTCGGGCATCCCTAAAAAAGGTTCACATTTTGATTTAGCTATTGCCTTGCTTATCATTTTACAAAATGAATCATTAGATGATTTTTTTGTAGTAGGAGAATTGGGTCTTGATGGAAGCATTAAAAGTACTAATGAACTTTTTTCTTTGCTTTTATTTCTTTCTACTAAAATTACAAAAGCTAAAATCGTTGTTCCTAAAACCATAGCACAAAAAGCTTCTATGATTCCTAATTTGGAAGTTTATGGGCTTGAAAATCTTAATGAAACCATAGATTTTTTTAAAAATAAAAACTATGAAAAATTTAAATTTTCACACAATCATCCCTTATTTCATCATCCTTTAAAAATACAAGATGAAATTTTTTTACAAAATACAGAATTTAAATTTGATTTTAAAGATATAAAAGGACAAGAAAAGGCTAAAAAAGCCTGTATGATAGCTGCACTTGGCATGCATAATATTTTACTAGAAGGTAGCCCAGGGAGTGGCAAAAGCATGTGTGCTAAACGTCTTGTTTATATCATGCCTCCACAAAGCTTAAATGAAATCTTAATGCAAAACGCTTATATGTCTTTAAATGCAAAAGATTGTGAATTTACCAAAATTCGTGCTTTTCGCCATCCTCATCATACTTCTACTAGGGCAAGTATTTTTGGTGGGGGAACAAAAAATGCAAGAATTGGCGAAGTTGCGCTAGCTAATGGAGGGGTATTGTTTTTTGATGAATTTCCCCATTTTAATAAACAAATCATAGAAAGCTTAAGAGAACCTTTAGAAGATCATCAAATTCATATTTCAAGGGTTAATTCAAAAATCACCTATGAAACAAAATTTATTTTTATAGCTGCTCAAAATCCTTGCCCTTGCGGGAATTTATTTTCTAAAAAACTCACTTGTGTTTGCACAGAAAATGAAATTAAAAAATACAAAAACCATATCTCAGCTCCTATTATGGATAGAATTGATCTTTATGTAGCTATGGATGAAATCGATCAAAAAGATAAAACAAGTATTGATTCTAAAGAAATGAGTGATAAAATCTTACAAGCTTTTATCTTTGGTAAAAAACGCGGGCAAAAAGAATTTAATGCTAAGCTAAAGGATGAAGATTTAAATCAATTCTGTACTTTAGAAAAGGATGCTAAAGAGATTTTAGATCTTGCTATTTCGCGTTATAAATTGTCTTTAAGATCTTTTAATAAAATTTTAAAAGTTTCAAGAAGTATAGCAGATTTAAATCAAAGTCTAAATATTAATAAAAGTCATGTTTTAGAAGCTTTGGGTTTTAGAATAAAGCATTAA
- a CDS encoding bifunctional ADP-dependent NAD(P)H-hydrate dehydratase/NAD(P)H-hydrate epimerase: MKAIVDDIKTLEKTLIDKGLNELILMENAGIKLAKIVKKYAKKLNIKNSEILFLLGGGNNGVDALVALRHLKQTKAYKLGFKENAYFKKQEQILKNFGFKFMQKEPKLKKFKLIVDCILGTGCNRALDEKYHSLIQKVNQSKAFKIACDLPTNLGFQPCFKADLTVCMGALKTILLEDFAKESVGKIKIGNLGIHTKQFQAPSTHFLLEKKDLKLIKRKINSHKGNYGHVYIVASASAGTLAGLGALNFGAGLVSLIAQKSFSPLLMLKEKIEKNANAIALGMGLENLDFLKEEILQNIPLVLDANVFLSKTLLGYLNRKDVIISPHPKEFIKLYKMCFNHNLDLEILQKNRFLYAKAFTQKYNCVLVLKGANTIIAQKEKLFVLNIGNACLAKAGSGDVLSGMIAALLGSGFNALEAAKNACLAHALVAKNYKFNHNSFDALKLIKGLKCL, encoded by the coding sequence ATGAAAGCTATTGTTGATGATATAAAAACTTTAGAAAAAACTCTTATAGATAAAGGTTTAAATGAGCTTATTTTGATGGAAAATGCTGGTATTAAACTGGCTAAAATAGTAAAAAAATACGCCAAAAAACTCAATATTAAAAATTCTGAAATTTTATTTTTACTTGGTGGGGGAAATAATGGTGTAGACGCTTTAGTAGCCCTAAGACATCTTAAACAAACAAAGGCTTATAAACTTGGTTTTAAAGAAAATGCCTATTTTAAAAAACAAGAACAAATTTTAAAAAATTTTGGCTTTAAATTTATGCAAAAAGAGCCTAAATTAAAAAAATTCAAACTCATTGTTGATTGTATTTTAGGTACAGGTTGTAATCGTGCTTTAGATGAAAAATACCATTCTTTAATACAAAAAGTTAATCAAAGCAAGGCTTTTAAAATTGCTTGTGATTTACCCACTAATTTAGGATTTCAACCTTGTTTTAAAGCTGATCTAACAGTTTGCATGGGGGCTTTAAAAACAATTTTACTTGAAGATTTTGCCAAAGAATCTGTAGGTAAAATCAAAATAGGCAATTTAGGCATCCATACTAAACAATTTCAAGCTCCTAGTACTCATTTTTTGCTTGAAAAAAAAGATTTAAAACTTATTAAAAGGAAGATTAATTCTCATAAGGGAAATTATGGTCATGTTTATATAGTAGCAAGTGCTAGTGCTGGAACTTTAGCAGGACTTGGAGCTTTAAATTTTGGCGCAGGGCTTGTATCTTTAATCGCACAAAAAAGTTTTTCACCCCTTTTAATGCTAAAAGAAAAAATCGAAAAAAATGCAAATGCTATTGCTTTAGGTATGGGACTTGAAAATTTAGATTTTTTAAAAGAAGAAATTTTACAAAATATCCCCTTGGTTTTAGATGCTAATGTTTTTTTAAGTAAAACTTTACTAGGATATTTAAATAGAAAAGATGTGATCATAAGTCCTCATCCAAAAGAATTTATAAAACTTTATAAAATGTGTTTTAATCACAATTTAGATCTTGAAATACTTCAAAAAAATCGTTTCTTATATGCTAAGGCATTTACTCAAAAATATAATTGTGTTCTTGTTTTAAAAGGAGCTAATACTATTATTGCCCAAAAAGAAAAACTTTTTGTTTTAAATATAGGCAATGCATGTTTAGCTAAAGCCGGTAGTGGAGATGTTTTAAGCGGTATGATAGCTGCACTTTTAGGATCAGGCTTTAATGCCTTAGAAGCAGCAAAAAACGCCTGTTTGGCTCATGCACTTGTTGCAAAAAATTATAAATTTAATCACAATAGCTTTGATGCTTTAAAACTTATAAAAGGATTAAAATGCTTATAA
- the purN gene encoding phosphoribosylglycinamide formyltransferase has product MLIKLAVLFSGNGSNLENILEKLHQKTIGENTYEVVLCLCNNKNAFGIQRAKKYNLESVIIDHKNYKTREDFDRILVQKIKESEVDLTVLAGFMRILSPVFTKEIKAINLHPSLLPLFKGAHAIKQSYESDMKIAGVSVHWVNEVLDSGEIIDQKAFEKQDLSFEEFKAKIHALEHEILPLSIIKIFS; this is encoded by the coding sequence ATGCTTATAAAATTGGCTGTACTTTTTAGTGGAAATGGGAGCAATTTAGAAAATATTTTAGAAAAACTTCATCAAAAAACCATAGGTGAAAATACTTATGAAGTTGTGCTTTGCCTTTGCAATAATAAAAATGCTTTTGGCATACAAAGAGCTAAAAAATATAATCTTGAAAGTGTTATTATTGATCATAAAAATTATAAAACACGAGAAGATTTTGATAGAATTTTAGTACAAAAAATCAAAGAAAGTGAAGTAGACTTAACCGTTTTAGCAGGTTTTATGAGAATTTTAAGCCCTGTTTTTACAAAAGAAATTAAAGCTATTAATTTACATCCTTCTTTATTGCCTTTATTTAAAGGAGCACACGCTATAAAACAAAGCTATGAAAGCGACATGAAAATAGCTGGAGTAAGTGTACACTGGGTTAATGAAGTATTAGATTCAGGGGAAATTATTGATCAAAAAGCTTTTGAAAAACAAGATTTAAGTTTTGAAGAATTTAAAGCAAAAATTCATGCTTTAGAACATGAAATTTTACCTTTAAGTATAATAAAAATTTTTTCTTAA
- a CDS encoding TerC family protein, whose protein sequence is MFECIFNPNAWITLITLSALEIILGIDNIIFLAILVSKLPQEHRNKGRILGLAFAMITRILLLLSLFWVMKLTTPLFSVFENEISGRDLVLLCGGLFLIIKSIKEIKNQISHQEENHNHFKASTKLWIVVIEIALIDIVFSLDSVITAVGIAQDISIMIIAVIIAVIIMLFASKAIADFIDKYPSIKILALSFLVLIGAVLVAEGFNLHINKAYIYTAMGFALIVQILNILDEKKTNKNTHESKL, encoded by the coding sequence ATGTTTGAATGTATTTTTAATCCTAATGCTTGGATTACTTTAATCACTCTTAGTGCGCTTGAAATTATTCTAGGGATTGATAATATCATTTTTCTAGCAATTTTAGTTAGTAAATTGCCTCAAGAGCATCGCAACAAAGGACGCATTTTAGGTTTAGCTTTTGCTATGATTACTAGAATTTTACTTCTTTTATCTCTTTTTTGGGTTATGAAGCTTACTACTCCTTTATTTAGTGTATTTGAAAATGAAATTTCAGGTAGAGATTTGGTGCTTTTGTGTGGTGGATTATTTCTTATTATCAAATCTATTAAAGAAATTAAAAACCAAATTTCTCATCAAGAGGAAAATCATAACCATTTTAAAGCTAGCACTAAACTTTGGATAGTAGTTATTGAAATTGCTTTAATTGACATTGTTTTTTCACTTGATAGTGTAATTACAGCAGTAGGTATTGCTCAAGATATTAGCATCATGATTATAGCAGTAATCATAGCAGTAATTATCATGCTTTTTGCTTCTAAGGCTATAGCAGATTTTATAGACAAATATCCAAGTATTAAAATTTTAGCTTTAAGCTTTTTAGTATTAATAGGAGCAGTTTTAGTAGCCGAAGGTTTTAATTTGCATATTAATAAAGCTTATATTTATACAGCTATGGGCTTTGCTTTAATAGTGCAAATTTTAAATATTTTAGATGAGAAAAAAACGAATAAAAATACGCATGAAAGTAAACTTTAA
- a CDS encoding hemolysin family protein, whose translation MDPSQVLDLNQTLPTVSFDIGYSIFMIVVALALVCLNGFFVLSEFSIVKVRRSKLEEMMKEKKPGAKKALEITSKLDTYLSACQLGITLSSLALGWIGEPAIAKILAIPLLNLGFSTVFIHTLAFIIAFSIITLLHVVLGELVPKSIAITLADKIVILIARPLHWFWMFFLPCIKIFDFLAAMSLKLFGIKAVKESELTHSEEEIKIIASESQKGGILDEFETEIIRNAVDFSDTVAKEIMTPRKDMVCLNKKKSYQENMQIICKHKHTRFPYIDDSKDTILGMIHIRDLIQNELSHKNENLDVFVKPLILVPENLSISKVLVMMNKERSHTALVVDEYGGTAGILTMEDIMEQIIGEIKSEHEEDSYKKLAENIYQFQGRCDIKTVEEMLLISYDEDLEQVTIGGYVFNLLGRLPVVGDRIEDELCYYEVKKMNGNSIERVKVVKKTHKDQE comes from the coding sequence TTGGACCCCAGTCAGGTTTTAGATTTAAACCAAACTTTACCCACGGTATCTTTTGATATAGGGTATTCTATATTTATGATTGTTGTTGCACTAGCTTTAGTGTGTTTAAATGGCTTTTTTGTTTTATCTGAATTTAGTATTGTTAAAGTGCGCCGTTCAAAACTTGAAGAAATGATGAAGGAAAAAAAACCAGGAGCTAAAAAAGCTTTAGAAATTACTTCAAAACTTGATACTTATCTTAGTGCTTGTCAATTAGGAATCACTTTAAGTTCACTTGCATTAGGTTGGATAGGTGAACCTGCTATAGCAAAAATTCTAGCCATTCCTCTTCTTAATCTTGGTTTTAGTACAGTTTTTATCCATACTCTTGCTTTTATTATCGCTTTTAGTATTATTACTCTTTTGCATGTGGTTTTAGGGGAGCTTGTACCAAAAAGCATTGCTATTACCCTTGCTGATAAGATTGTGATTTTAATAGCTAGACCTCTTCATTGGTTTTGGATGTTTTTCTTGCCTTGTATTAAAATTTTTGATTTTTTAGCAGCTATGAGTTTAAAGCTTTTTGGTATAAAAGCTGTTAAAGAAAGTGAATTAACCCATAGTGAGGAAGAAATTAAAATTATAGCAAGTGAAAGCCAAAAAGGTGGAATTTTGGATGAATTTGAAACTGAGATCATACGCAATGCAGTAGACTTTTCAGATACGGTTGCTAAAGAGATCATGACACCTAGAAAAGATATGGTTTGTTTAAATAAGAAAAAAAGCTATCAAGAAAATATGCAAATTATTTGTAAGCATAAACATACACGTTTTCCTTATATAGATGATTCTAAGGATACGATTTTGGGTATGATACATATACGTGATCTTATACAAAATGAATTAAGTCATAAAAATGAAAATTTAGATGTTTTTGTTAAACCTTTAATTTTGGTTCCTGAGAACCTTAGTATATCAAAAGTACTTGTAATGATGAATAAAGAACGTTCTCATACGGCATTAGTGGTTGATGAATACGGAGGTACTGCTGGAATCTTAACCATGGAAGATATTATGGAACAAATTATTGGGGAAATTAAAAGCGAACATGAAGAAGATAGTTATAAAAAACTTGCTGAGAATATTTATCAATTTCAAGGGCGTTGTGATATAAAAACGGTTGAAGAAATGCTTTTAATAAGCTATGATGAAGATTTAGAACAAGTAACCATAGGAGGTTATGTTTTTAATCTTTTGGGGCGTTTACCTGTAGTAGGAGATCGTATAGAAGATGAACTTTGTTATTATGAAGTTAAAAAAATGAATGGTAATTCCATAGAGCGTGTTAAGGTTGTTAAAAAAACCCATAAAGATCAAGAATAG
- a CDS encoding putative transporter, giving the protein MFSSFFGSKKWALWAYSGFFLLLFFLFIQTSLNVAINSWYSDFYNVLQKPKIQALNSKSAQNLEIDFDNNETLIQEANKKADENFKKANFINKGALYYYQNLLEYFFHSKAMVEKPDYSINDFYALISVFLAIAIPYVLIATINIYFASIYAFKWREAMTFEYLKYWKNKNDNIEGSSQRIQEDTYNFSKIVESLGLSFIKALMTLVAFIPILWTLSDVVSKALFANLSENSSFYFLKNIDGLLVYVALIISLGGLIISWFVGIKLPGLEYNNQKAEAAFRKELVYAEDNRQQYAKNETMIELFTGLKLNYKRLFLHYGYFNIWLILFEQMIVIVPFLIMAPGLFTGLIGLGIVMQINNAFDQVRSSFSVFITNWTTITQLRSIYKRLKEFEKNISYKA; this is encoded by the coding sequence ATGTTTTCTTCATTTTTTGGGAGTAAAAAATGGGCTTTATGGGCTTATTCGGGATTTTTTTTATTGCTTTTTTTTCTTTTTATTCAAACAAGTCTTAATGTAGCCATTAATTCATGGTATAGTGATTTTTATAATGTTTTACAAAAACCCAAAATACAAGCTTTGAATTCAAAATCTGCTCAAAATTTAGAAATAGATTTTGATAATAATGAAACTTTAATTCAAGAAGCTAATAAAAAAGCTGATGAAAATTTTAAAAAAGCTAATTTTATTAATAAAGGTGCACTTTATTATTATCAAAATTTATTAGAATATTTTTTCCATTCTAAAGCTATGGTTGAAAAACCTGATTATTCTATCAATGATTTTTATGCTTTAATCTCAGTATTTTTAGCTATTGCTATTCCTTATGTTTTAATTGCCACTATTAATATTTATTTTGCTAGTATTTATGCTTTTAAATGGCGTGAGGCTATGACTTTTGAGTATTTAAAATATTGGAAAAATAAAAATGACAATATAGAAGGAAGTTCTCAAAGAATTCAAGAAGATACTTATAATTTTTCTAAAATTGTTGAAAGTTTAGGACTTAGTTTTATAAAAGCTTTAATGACTCTTGTTGCATTTATACCAATTTTATGGACTTTAAGTGATGTTGTGAGTAAGGCTTTATTTGCAAATTTAAGTGAAAATTCCAGTTTTTATTTTTTAAAAAATATTGATGGTTTACTTGTTTATGTTGCTCTTATTATTTCTTTAGGGGGTTTGATTATATCATGGTTTGTAGGAATTAAACTTCCAGGACTTGAATATAATAATCAAAAAGCTGAAGCAGCATTTAGAAAAGAGCTTGTTTATGCAGAAGACAACCGTCAACAATATGCTAAAAATGAAACCATGATAGAGCTTTTTACAGGACTTAAATTAAATTATAAACGTTTATTTTTGCATTATGGTTATTTTAATATTTGGCTTATTTTATTTGAGCAAATGATAGTTATTGTTCCATTTTTAATTATGGCTCCAGGACTTTTTACAGGACTTATTGGACTTGGTATAGTCATGCAAATTAATAATGCTTTTGATCAAGTAAGGAGTTCTTTTAGTGTTTTTATTACAAATTGGACAACTATTACCCAGCTTAGAAGTATATATAAGCGTCTAAAAGAATTTGAAAAAAATATTTCTTATAAAGCTTAA